The sequence below is a genomic window from Uranotaenia lowii strain MFRU-FL chromosome 2, ASM2978415v1, whole genome shotgun sequence.
AGACGGAAGCTCATAtatgtatgattgttttgcataaaccaaaaatTTATCTAACGAATAGAACCAAGtatgacatgggaacaatcatTCAATTTAGCAACTGGCGaagaatttggcataggagtgtatttgaatacacggaatgttcaaTCTTGATCCCCTTCTTTcaggtaggggataggtaggaagaacggctccgatacaaatttcatagcataactcgacaactaataaatcaaacgaaaccaaatttggcatgagagggtattcaagcacaagatattttttttttcgatagttCAGCATCACTACCATAAATCAGTGGAACGATATTGAGGGAAAGATGGCATTGatacaatttgtttaatatttcgataacttttcgagaaaatagaattaaattatCATGGGAGCAAATTTTGTACgagcaatgtttcttcgatggtttgagaacCTCTTCActtgccagaggggagatatacAGTGGAGAAAAGGTCAcgcattttttgaataactcgagaacttatcgaaaattgaGCCATATGTGACgtgggatcgtatttgtatacaagaaatgtttttctgatgttatgagacccaCCTTCCTTCAATTTGGGATATAGAAATGGGGGTAATTTGTATGATAATTCaagaacgaataggtaaaataaatgtcccatgatgttattttgttacttCAAATGTTTATATAATAGTTTAAGATAGTttcatatttatataaaaaaaaatcttgggataagttataaacttataaaacaaagaaatccagagtcataaaaaggattaaaacacggatttaaaaaaaaaataaattagttattcaaaataaaaaaaagttgaaaattaattttgaaggaacatttcaatgattttgaaattgaacttaaaattttgtgcaaataaataacaagttaaataactaggtaccacaagtttcaaaaatttttggaaggtgtagcaaagcacaccgggtcagctagttataaataaaaagcgtgttttttttttcaaaattagcttttatgcacttacactaatgccatattcgttttcatctggtggaaagatggttgtgcaccaactgctgtcatcttcatataaaaaatacgttttgacagcacttggtgcactaccggtgcaccatCAGGATACCCGAGCAGGACAAATCCgggatattttattgaaaaacctggcaaattccgggcatttgatttcaaaattgtcgacccaAAACCcaggtaatttttatataaattccctttttttaatttcacatttcacAAACCAATTCCGACCGTTCGCATCAAAGTTCGTCAAAAGACTCCAATCAATCCAATGGATTAGTTGGGATtcgatcttaaatttaaatttgaactatGATTTCGTGTTTAAAtgcagttgttttttttgtaacctAGTCTTCAGGCTAAGTATTTAGATTGCGCACACTGtatcaaattacatttttaaactCTCTATCTAgcacaattttgttttggttttttttctccctcTCGGCATTAAATCTTTAGGTATCgaacttaaaatatttatatttatttaactttaagtTGATGACACCCAGGATTAATTTCTCAACTACATCTTCTCGGATTTAAAGTTTCAATACAATTTGTGGATCTGAAGCTCAATCTTCAGGTTATTATTTTCGGCTGACGcttgaaattcagatttaaaatttcaaattattgtcACGAGTACCGATTGAATCCTTTGAATCGTTTTAATCATTTCTATGAATTGATAAGGATACTGGTCAACAACCAAATAATGATAacgatttgtttaaaatttaaatatcacaCGGAGACATTCTTCGTTATTCATGGCCAGCTTCTTGAAACTACTTAGCTAATTAAAATTGTTCAGGACTTACCCCCTTTTAAGTCTCTTTATTCACATGAAACCATCAATTTCAAAACAGACatcacaacaaaattttatatctcgCACTCTCATTTCGggacaaaatattttcgttTGGGTCACCTCACTGCCCCATATTTGATAAACGGTCTAATGTGCCATGAACACCAATGCGAGAAAAAcgcaaaatcaatgtttttacaatttttctgcaTCCTGATACTCAAAATAAAGTAGATTAATGTGCATAACAATCATTGTAGGTGTAGGACATAGGCGGTTGAGTTGAATCGCAAATTTAGataaagaatttatgaaaaaaattaatttcaatctcAGTAGCCACTTTATCAAATATATCGTGAACTAAAGTTGACAAATAGCTCTGAATTTGCCTGATGTGCATACGTTTTCAAATATTGCTGCGATTGCTCACGCCCATAACCACCAAGCCACAATATCACAACAAGAAGGGATTAGAAAAACTTTCCATACAAAGACACCGGTTGCTGCGAAGGATGATTCAACACATCATGCACATTagacaatttatcaaattattgCACATTAGACAAATTTTCTTTACGGTTGTATGCCTCTACCaatggattttttgaaaaatgaatgaagtaGGGATATTATATGGAGTATAAGCTATCAAATGGCacaattttctccattttgaaaaaatggcatATTAGACCGTTTATCAAATATGGGCAGCAGTCAGGTACTGCGGCATAACCCGAACCGGGTCCCTCTCTCTATCGGGTCACCTCAGGTTCTCCGGAATAACCGGAACCGGGTCCCTCTCTCTATCGGGTACTAACTATAACACATATCCAGGCAAATTCTATCAAAACCCTgaaatttcttaataaaaaatcaagaaaaaaaaactttaaaaaaaatccgtcgTAATTTATCAGCAGActaacttttcatgattatttccataaaatttgctcgaaaaatttctttctggactcattaatgaaaatttaaacaacacaatttgattttattttgtttgttttggcaaataaagtgaataattcCGCAAAATCGGggcctttttcaatgaaatccgggcgaCCGGGCCGAACCGGActtttgtcgaatttttcattaaatatccggacaaactcGGATAGAACCGAgcaatctggtaaccttaccttatacccttttggctccaaggaGCTTCAAACCTCCAGTAAACACTTAACTCTATGTAAAGTTTCCTGGACACTTACTTAAACTGATTAATTAGATCGATATCAAataatttatcttaaattttagtaaacaaaattttctattcacCATTCATTTACATTAGTGTTGAAGACTAAATtgcattattgaatacaaattaaatactGTCAAGCCGGTAAATTAACGTCAGGATAGTATTACTTCTTGATATCTGAATTTTAGTCCTGTTCagtcttaaagtttaaattagattctAATAACTTAATCCAGGCAATGTTAGAGATAACCGTAAAGATTAAAAGTTGATCCATGGCAAAtggcacaattgatttttttgaatcgattgaaaTAGAGATGAACatataagaacttaaaataaaagttctctAATCTAAAATAATTCTTACATTTTACATCACTAAATCATAGATGTTACCTTTTTTATACAgactttttagcaaaatttttgagacaatacattttaaagattatcaagcaTTGCCATCTAAAATAATTCTTACTTTAGTAAAATCCAAAATTGTGTTACAAAAAAGATCAACATGTAGACCGTATACAAAATCAGTGACAATATAAAACAATCTTTTagttacatttaaaaataaatattgagatACTGGAACAACAATTTTCCTGCAGCTCTGTGAAATCATACATATTTTAGTCTTCAACCTGATATCTAATTTTGTAacgtaattcaaatttttgcctcgaACTTACTCGTTTTTGTTCCCCATCTCCGTTGTTTCGTGttttgtgaaaatatgaattacgacctcaccgcccctCTCAGctcttccaacgccccccaaatttctacattgagctcaccgcccccctggaagctctcaacgcccccaagggggcggtagggaccactttgaaaaccactgctctagATGAACAGGCTTTTATTACATTCTCAAGTGGTTCTCATTATTCAGTGATTATTGATTCATAGCGATTATTGTCGGTGTcacataaacaaacacaaacacacacacacacacacacacacacacacacacacacacacacacacacacacacacacacacacacacacacacacacacacacacacacacacacacacacacacacacacacaatgcggggtgttcaggtttttaaatgaatgattagaaaaaaaaaaaaggtgaatttaAGCTGACCACTTTTTGGTCGGAACACCCTTTATCAGTTTTTGGATCACTCTTTTTACTAAACTTCGTattgagttaaattttttgtcaccATAATTGAGGGTTTGAGTGATTAAAGGTGaactttattaaaaagaaaacgCCAGCAAAAATAGCTGGAAAAACTGGAGTATCGCGCGCTTTTTGAACAATCCCAAAATCCGAATCGAAATTTAGAGCTacgttgagaaaaaataaatttttaatttctttggttGGCATCCTAATTGGCTTTAATATAAACTACTTAACCATAATCTGGATAAAGTTTAAAACGGCGCATATTGTGAACTTATTGGTTTAAAAACATTCCTTAAAACATATCCGCCTGAACGTTGGAAAACCCTGAAATAATCTTTCCTGCTGCTTGcgtcaaaattaaccaaattttgtgCCGGGTATTTCCTATCAGCTTCCAATTGTTACACAATCAATGATTATCGAATCCGATAGGGGGCAAGGAGTTAGCGCATTTTGAATGCTAATCTTATCACGTTGAACTACTGGAGCGATCGAATGGTTTGTAGTTTATCGAGACCTATAAAAGTGGTTTCAAAGATGCATAACGACATTGTTTCGGTTGTACCATTCAGTGCACCATGAAGCTGTTCTTGACTATTTTGGCTTGTTTGGCCCTTACTCAGGTAAGATTGTGGAGTGTGAGTTTAGGGGAAGTCTTTGTGGGTGAttgattttttccttctctttaGGCGGCCGAGATCCGCTATGAGGAAATCGTGTCCGTTCGCGATGCCCAGATGCGTCAGAAGGATACCCGTATCGTCAACGGACATCCTGCGCCAGCTGGACGTTTCCCGTATCAGGTCCATCTGACTGGTTTCACCAATGCTGGAGCTCTGTCCTGCGGTGGTTCAGTCATCTCGTCCACCTGGGTTCTGACTGCTGCTCACTGTCAAGTCAACGTCAACAGCTTCAACATCATCCTGGGATCGCACCTGCGTAATGCCCCGTACCAGACCCGTACCTCGGCCCAGATCGTCATCCACCCCAACTACAACCCGAACAACTTGAACAACGACATCGGTCTGATCCGTATGGGAACTCCAGTTACTCTGGGAGGAAACATCCATGCCGTCCGCATTCCTCATCACGGAACTAGCCACACCATTCCCGGATCTCGTGCCACCGTTTCCGGATGGGGCCTTACCTGCCAGGGAACTGGCTGCGTGATCCCGAACGAAATGCGATGGGTTGACATGAGCATCATCTCGAACGCCCAGTGCGCCCAGACCTACGGAAATGCCGTCATCATCGGATCCACCATCTGTGCCCTCGGAGCTGATGCCATCAACCAGAACCCATGCAGTGGAGATTCTGGCGGCCCATTGACCTATGGAGGTACCCAGGTTGGTGTTGTTTCCTTCGTTGCTGCCGCTGGATGCGCTTCCGGTCTGCCTTCCGGATACGTCCGTACTGAATCCTTCACCAACTGGATCGAGAGCCACACTGGACATCTGCCCAGATAAAAAGGTTTTGATTTCGGATGTTTgatgaaataaatctaaatttatgaaTCAATCGTACTTTTATGatgtttctttatttgaaaacagctgcaaaaaattctttcataAGTGAAGCATATGAGAAATTTCCTCGTCAAAAAAGGGTTACGCTGAATGGTTATTCTTCTCGCTTACATCTTTTCGACAGCgttacacaaggcaacaaaatttaaaaattttcgaggTGTAAAGAAAATAAGAGCCAATTTTCACTAACTTTGGGGCGCTGATACCAAACATTCATTTGGTAAAAGTAAACATTAATTAAACAAATTGgggcatttttttttggcaaagttttgactcaataatcaactttcccTAAGACCGTGAGTAATTTTAACCTCATTAAAtgctacacccacaaatcagactctgcTCCAATAAAGACCATCTTTGCGGATGGAAATATCGGCAGCAGATTCTATGCCGAAACGGCACTAACAAGCTTTCTCATCGCATGCATTGTCCTTCCAGCTCAACCGCATTGAACATCCTTAGAAGgttgcgctgaaaagtgtactgttccaaagatgatatgattgaaaaagcactactggcataacgACTCGAGCTCTCAAGTAAATTTATGCATGGCCACTTCATTCACGCGTCTGTTCCCTGTGGTGGATATAGGTTGggaaatataatatttaaaaatattgttcggATTCCTAGTATGAACTTATTattcttgaaaatgaaattaataataaataatttaatgttCTGGCATCACGGAATTTGCGTTAACAATGAACTGGGGTATTAATGAACCCATTCATTAG
It includes:
- the LOC129747243 gene encoding brachyurin-like; this translates as MKLFLTILACLALTQAAEIRYEEIVSVRDAQMRQKDTRIVNGHPAPAGRFPYQVHLTGFTNAGALSCGGSVISSTWVLTAAHCQVNVNSFNIILGSHLRNAPYQTRTSAQIVIHPNYNPNNLNNDIGLIRMGTPVTLGGNIHAVRIPHHGTSHTIPGSRATVSGWGLTCQGTGCVIPNEMRWVDMSIISNAQCAQTYGNAVIIGSTICALGADAINQNPCSGDSGGPLTYGGTQVGVVSFVAAAGCASGLPSGYVRTESFTNWIESHTGHLPR